Proteins from one Hoplias malabaricus isolate fHopMal1 chromosome 2, fHopMal1.hap1, whole genome shotgun sequence genomic window:
- the LOC136686987 gene encoding E3 ubiquitin-protein ligase TRIM35-like, producing MASSLSWLEEDLLCPVCLEIFKDPVILSCSHSFCRACIEEHWNNCLRRDCPVCRERSVIDKPLPDLTLKNTCESYVLKKEQRSNLQRGEETSSIQKQEMHSDSQIDVCSLHLEKLILFCVDDQQQVCAQCVSHEHQNHSFCSISKAASSHKERLQSLIQDLEMKHKMFQKVKTTSDNMAAHIKLQAVKTEKQMNEEFEKLHQFLREEQESRLCALREEEEEKSQRMKKKIEELNKQIKDISTRIKDLQTEDDASLLQNFKILTERAQYQGPEPEPLSGILIDVAKHLGNLGFRVLEKFQLFWTRTLQIPSSTFPWISAVFHCLMCPLTFQTTQRG from the exons ATGGCATCCTCTCTCTCCTGGTTGGAGGAGGACCTCTTGTGTCCCGTGTGTCTTGAAATCTTTAAGGACCCAGTGATTCTGTCCTGCAGTCACAGTTTCTGTAGAGCGTGTATAGAAGAGCACTGGAATAACTGCCTTAGACGCGATTGTCCAGTCTGTAGGGAACGGTCAGTAATTGACAAACCTCTTCCTGATTTGACTCTGAAGAACACCTGTGAATCTTACGTTCTCAAGAAAGAGCAGCGTTCCAACTtacagagaggagaggagactTCTTCAAtacaaaaacaggaaatgcaCTCAGACTCACAGATCGATGTTTGTTCTTTACACTTGGAGAAGCTGATCTTGTTCTGTGTGGATGATCAGCAGCAAGTCTGTGCCCAGTGTGTGTCTCACGAGCATCAGAACCACAGTTTCTGCTCCATCAGCAAAGCTGCTAGTTCACACAAG GAGAGGTTACAGAGTCTTATACAAGACCTGGAGATGAAGCATAAAATGTtccaaaaagtaaaaacaacCAGTGACAACATGGCTGCACATATTAAG ttgcAGGCCGTAAAGACTGAAAAGCAGATGAATGAGGAGTTTGAAAAGCTTCATCAGTTCCTTCGAGAGGAGCAGGAGAGCAGGCTGTGTGCTCTgagggaggaagaagaggagaagagTCAGAGGATGAAGAAGAAAATTGAAGAGCTGAACAAACAGATAAAAGACATTAGTACTAGAATTAAAGATTTACAGACGGAAGATGATGCCTCGTTACTGCAG AATTTCAAGATCTTAACTGAAAG AGCCCAGTACCAAGGGCCAGAACCAGAGCCTCTGTCTGGAATTCTGATCGATGTGGCCAAACACCTGGGGAACCTGGGATTCAGAGTGTTGGAGAAG TTCCAGTTATTTTGGACCCGAACACTGCAAATCCCTTCCTCAACATTTCCGTGGATCTCAGCAGTATTTCACTGTCTGATGTGCCCTTTGACGTTCCAGACAACCCAGAGAGGATGA
- the LOC136686986 gene encoding nuclear factor 7, brain-like encodes MNSLSPLEQDLSCPICCQIFNDPVILTCSHSFCRTCLQSTWKASYRRECPVCRQQSSEDKLPTNLALKNTCESYRQQRRKDDSDSQVLVCTQHLEKLNLFCLDDQKLVCVKCVSQDHLSHSFCSISKAASPHKDKIQAHLDNLEKKLQVVKMVKDISDQEADHIKCQARQTERQIKKEFEKLHQFLREEEEARLATLKIEEEDKTQRMNTKIKELDYQIIEISARIKELEEKLKDDALFLQDFRGTCERAQYREPDPELDSGVLIDVAKHLGNLSYRVWEKMKDLCPYYPVIFDPNTANPSLDLTDDLCGLSRSAVDFQLPDNLERMMAYSSVLGSEGFSSGTHSWEVDVEDSTMWILGVAEESVSRKDPQSAVPDNGYCCIWRNDDVVVAGISKSSVQTLMKNSTLRKVRVTLSWTNGQVNFYNMDNNTSLYSFSYTFTKKMYPYFYNDYKAPLKILPAQVSVNQLQVYRERANSNVSVTSSSK; translated from the exons ATGAATTCTTTATCGCCGCTCGAACAAGACCTCTCATGTCCCATTTGTTGCCAGATCTTTAACGATCCGGTGATCCTGACCTGTAGTCACAGCTTTTGTAGGACATGTCTACAGAGTACCTGGAAGGCAAGTTATAGAAGAGAGTGTCCAGTCTGTAGACAGCAGTCATCAGAAGATAAGCTCCCAACAAACCTGGCTCTGAAGAACACCTGTGAGTCCTACCGCCAGCAAAGGAGGAAGGATGACTCTGATTCCCAAGTACTTGTTTGTACCCAGCATTTAGAGAAGCTTAATCTGTTTTGCTTGGATGATCAGAAGctggtgtgtgtgaagtgtgtgtcccAGGATCATCTGAGCCACAGTTTCTGCTCCATCAGCAAAGCTGCAAGTCCACACAAG GACAAGATTCAGGCACATCTAGACAACTTGGAGAAGAAACTTCAAGTTGTCAAAATGGTTAAAGACATCAGTGACCAGGAGGCAGACCATATAAAG TGTCAAGCCAGGCAGACGGAGAGGCAGATAAAAAAAGAGTTTGAAAAGCTTCACCAGTTCCtcagagaggaagaagaggccAGACTTGCCACACTGAAAATAGAAGAAGAAGATAAGACCCAGAGGATGAACACAAAAATTAAAGAACTGGACTATCAGATAATAGAGATAAGTGCTAGGATCAAGGAATTAGAGGAGAAACTGAAGGACGATGCCTTGTTTCTGCAG GATTTCAGGGGAACTTGTGAAAG agctcAGTACAGGGAGCCAGATCCAGAACTGGACTCTGGAGTTTTGATTGATGTGGCCAAACATCTGGGGAATCTGAGCTACAGAGTGTGGGAGAAGATGAAAGACCTCTGTCCTTACT ATCCTGTGATTTTTGACCCAAACACTGCGAACCCTTCCCTTGATCTGACCGATGACCTGTGCGGTCTTTCACGCTCAGCTGTAGACTTTCAACTTCCAGACAACCTAGAAAGAATGATGGCATACAGCTCAGTTCTGGGTTCTGAAGGGTTCTCCTCAGGAACACACAGTTGGGAGGTGGATGTAGAAGACAGTACGATGTGGATTTTGGGAGTGGCTGAAGAGTCTGTGAGCAGGAAGGATCCTCAGAGTGCCGTCCCGGACAATGGCTACTGCTGCATATGGAGAAATGATGATGTTGTTGTAGCTGGAATCTCCAAAAGTTCTGTTCAAACTCTCATGAAAAATTCAACCCTCAGGAAAGTCAGAGTCACACTCAGCTGGACAAATGGCCAGGTGAATTTTTACAACATGGATAACAACACAAGTCTGTACAGCTTTTCATACACATTCACTAAGAAAATGTACCCATACTTTTACAATGACTACAAAGCTCCACTGAAGATTTTACCTGCCCAGGTCTCAGTTAACCAGCTTCAGgtttacagagagagagccaACTCCAATGTATCAGTCACATCCAGCTCCAAATAA